A region from the Candidatus Marsarchaeota archaeon genome encodes:
- a CDS encoding DNA-directed RNA polymerase subunit K: protein MEKQEYTKFEKARVIGARALQLAHGAPPLIKVPAGVTEPLDLAELEFEKGIIPITIIKG, encoded by the coding sequence ATGGAAAAACAGGAATATACTAAATTTGAGAAAGCGAGGGTCATTGGCGCAAGAGCATTGCAGCTTGCGCATGGAGCACCGCCTTTGATAAAGGTGCCTGCAGGAGTTACAGAGCCGCTAGACCTGGCAGAGCTTGAATTCGAAAAAGGTATAATACCTATAACGATAATAAAAGGCTAA